The following is a genomic window from Manihot esculenta cultivar AM560-2 chromosome 9, M.esculenta_v8, whole genome shotgun sequence.
aatattaaaatttagtattttaattatcataaaaattttaaaaaatatataaatataataaataatttctaaaattataaaaataaagttttatcatataaaaatttttattattaaaaaataatattaaattagatTATGATTTATTTGACTTTTGagtaataatatagagatttaatttatctaaaattttgaatttatatttataaaattattattataaaatgataaatttaatttgttattaaataatatttttatatgaaaaattaataaaaaaaattacaaaatgtgGCGCATATAAACAATTCCCAATTTCCTTTTGTTATCCTTACCACTTTACCAGCAGGCAGAGCCTTCCTTTCCggattctctatttcctttcctcATTCCCAATCTTCGATCCTTCCCTAAAAACAACTGACGAGAGatcgatgatgatgaagatgccttggaggaggaagagcaggagcttccatcttcagctacaagttggtaccattcaatctccattcctattcttatttaccaattattgccattcttctacttccacacttgaagatgcacgcttcttgacaaataacttcaaatctgcTTCTTTTACCCGCCTTCATGATGCCATTGCTTCCTTTAATCATGTAATTCATATGAATCCTCTGCCTTCTAGGGTTCATTTTAATAGATTCTTATCTGCCCTTGTGAAAATGAAACAATATCACAGTGTCCTTTCCATGTCCAAAACAATTGAATTGGTAGGAATCTCTCACGATGTTTATTCTCTTAGcatcttaattaattgcttCTGCCACTTACATCTTGTGGATTTTGGCTTCTCTGTTTTTGGTAAGATGCTCAAATTCGGATTGGAGCCTACCACTGTGACATTTAATAGcttaattaatgggctttgTATGGAGCGTAAAATCAATAAAGCAGTGGAATTTTTTGATGATATGGTTGCACGTGGTTATCAACCTGATGTTCGTACTTACAGTTCGATAATAAACGGAATGTGTAAATTTGGGAAAACAAATGTGGCTATTGGGCTGCTAAAGGGAATGGCTGATAGAGGTTGTGAGCCAAATGTTGTGACATACAATGCAATCATTGACGCACTTTGCAAGGATGAGCTAGTTGGTGAGGCTTTAGAGCTCTTCTCTCAAATGAGGAATAAGGGCATTTCACCTGATGTCATCACTTACACTGGTTTAATTCACGGTGTTTGCAAATTAGGCCAAAAGAACCAAGCTTTGGCCTTGATGAATGAAATGGTGGAGCAGAACATATTACCAGATCTTTATACCTTCAGTGTATTGATTGACGCTCTTTGTAAGGATGGAATGGTTGCAGAGGCTCAAAATACATTCAGtgtaatgattcaaagaggtgtagAGCCTAATGTGGTCACCTACAGTTCCTTAATCGATGGTCTTTGCATTTCAGACCAATTCAAGGAAGCTTTGGCCTTGTTGAAAGAAATGGTGGGGAGGAACATATCCCCTGATGTTTTTACCTTCAATATATTGATCAACACTCTTTGTAAGAAAGGACTGGTTTCAAATGCAgagaatataatcaaaataatgattGAAAGAGGTGTGGAACCTAATGTTGTCACTTATAATTCATTGATGGATGGATATTGTCTGTGCAAGCAAATTGATAAGGCTAGAAAGCTATTTGATCTGATGGTGACCAACGAAATAGCTAACATTTTTAGCTACAGCATCTTGATCAATGGATATTGTAAGTGCAAAATGATAGATGATGCAAAGGATATTTTTGTTGAAATGTCTCATAAAGGTTTAGTTCCTAATGCTGTTACTTATTCTACTCTTATAAAGGGTATGTTTCAAGCAGGGAGGCCCCAAACTGCACAGGAGCTCTTTA
Proteins encoded in this region:
- the LOC122724533 gene encoding putative pentatricopeptide repeat-containing protein At1g12700, mitochondrial — protein: MNPLPSRVHFNRFLSALVKMKQYHSVLSMSKTIELVGISHDVYSLSILINCFCHLHLVDFGFSVFGKMLKFGLEPTTVTFNSLINGLCMERKINKAVEFFDDMVARGYQPDVRTYSSIINGMCKFGKTNVAIGLLKGMADRGCEPNVVTYNAIIDALCKDELVGEALELFSQMRNKGISPDVITYTGLIHGVCKLGQKNQALALMNEMVEQNILPDLYTFSVLIDALCKDGMVAEAQNTFSVMIQRGVEPNVVTYSSLIDGLCISDQFKEALALLKEMVGRNISPDVFTFNILINTLCKKGLVSNAENIIKIMIERGVEPNVVTYNSLMDGYCLCKQIDKARKLFDLMVTNEIANIFSYSILINGYCKCKMIDDAKDIFVEMSHKGLVPNAVTYSTLIKGMFQAGRPQTAQELFKDMGPHGQQPDIVTFSIMIDGLCRQGNLDEAITLLKAMEKSQLKPNLVIYSSLINGTCKDMTTTSPF